Proteins encoded together in one Impatiens glandulifera chromosome 1, dImpGla2.1, whole genome shotgun sequence window:
- the LOC124923994 gene encoding subtilisin-like protease SBT4.3 translates to MTKSKYLHLFFFNICIVSIICLLDNIAGEEREVHIVYMGSLPQGEYLSGSHHISLLQAIGHSKNMIKKTLVRSYTRSFNGFTVYLTSEEASKLKSMVEVVSVFKSQKYQTATTRSWDYIGLTLDIPRNHAIESDIIIGHIDSGVNHEAKSFSDHNLGHVPSKWKGVCCGGKNFICNRKLIGARYYVGDTATDLDDHGTLTASIAVGRVVKNANFFGIANGTARGGVPSARIATYKVCEGKCVNEDIMAAFDDAIADNVDIITISLVSGRPVKISEDVIAIGSFHAMEKGILTIQAAGNAGNELFTVSSIAPWLFTVAASSIDRKIITKLVLGNGRTIIVSINLFICSHNKMLVYGREITNHCNESNAKKCMVECIDPPLVKGRIILCDDDGSDALFKLVAINASASGIIYRLNEAYVDDIEAQPFPVVYLNDFDFHYVESYHKFGKLASARIFRSETIHNNIAPIVAFFSSRGPNMIIPGIFKPDITAPGVVILAESPKDTNISIGQVGAKYNFDSGTSVSCPHVAGAIAYVKSKHPDWSVSAIKSSLMTTAWTMNIKYNADVELGYGAGHINPVKATHPGLVYETFIHEYINMFCNLGSEGYKLRKMLGTRKKCPKGIRTSPNNLNYPAMTALVHSNSTFSIQFRRVVTNVGHSNSTYHAQISTSDSMIYINVEPSVMSFVNLKERKKFVVTVSGQWLNQDYVSSSLVWFDGIHRVRSPILLYRSSLI, encoded by the exons ATGACGAAATCTAAATACCTACATTTGttcttcttcaacatttgtATTGTTTCAATCATTTGTTTGCTTGATAATATAGCTGGTGAAGAAAGAGAG GTGCACATTGTTTACATGGGAAGTTTACCTCAAGGAGAATACTTATCCGGGTCTCACCATATTAGTTTACTTCAAGCAATTGGTCATAGCAAAAA CATGATAAAAAAGACATTAGTGAGAAGTTATACAAGGAGTTTCAATGGTTTTACAGTCTATCTAACTTCAGAGGAAGCATCAAAACTGAAAa GTATGGTGGAGGTTGTATCCGTTTTCAAAAGTCAAAAATATCAAACCGCAACAACAAGATCTTGGGATTATATAGGTTTGACCTTAGATATTCCTCGAAATCATGCTATTGAAAGTGATATCATAATTGGTCATATCGACAGTGGTGTAAACCATGAAGCAAAGAGTTTTTCCGATCACAATTTAGGCCATGTTCCAAGTAAATGGAAAGGTGTTTGTTGTGGTGGCAAAAATTTCATTTGCAACAG AAAGTTGATTGGAGCGAGGTATTATGTTGGAGACACTGCAACAGATCTAGACGATCATGGGACGCTCACGGCCTCTATCGCAGTTGGTAGGGTGGTAAAAAATGCCAATTTTTTCGGTATAGCAAATGGGACTGCTAGAGGAGGCGTTCCATCAGCGAGAATAGCTACGTACAAAGTGTGTGAGGGTAAATGTGTTAATGAAGATATTATGGCCGCATTTGATGACGCTATTGCTGATAATGTTGACATTATCACTATTTCACTTGTATCTGGCCGCCCTGTAAAAATTAGTGAGGATGTTATTGCCATTGGTTCCTTTCATGCGATGGAGAAAGGTATTTTGACCATACAAGCAGCTGGAAACGCAGGAAATGAACTTTTTACAGTTTCAAGTATTGCTCCATGGTTGTTTACAGTGGCTGCAAGTAGCATCGATAGAAAAATCATAACTAAACTTGTCCTTGGAAATGGACGCACAATAATTGtaagtataaatttatttattt GCAGCCACAACAAAATGTTGGTCTATGGAAGAGAAATCACCAACCATTGTAACGAGTCAAATGCAAa AAAATGCATGGTTGAATGCATTGACCCGCCGTTGGTGAAGGGAAGAATCATATTGTGCGATGATGATGGTTCCGATGCATTATTTAAACTTGTGGCTATTAATGCAAGTGCAAGTGGGATTATATATCGACTAAATGAAGCATATGTTGACGATATTGAAGCTCAACCTTTTCCCGTTGTGTATTTGAATGATTTCGATTTTCATTATGTTGAATCTTACCATAAGTTTGGAAAATTGGCCTCTGCACGTATATTTAGAAGTGAGACGATTCATAACAATATTGCTCCCATTGTTGCTTTTTTTTCTAGTAGAGGGCCAAATATGATTATACCAGGAATATTTAAG ccTGATATAACTGCACCAGGTGTAGTTATTTTGGCAGAAAGCCCTAAAGATACCAATATCTCTATTGGACAAGTCGGTGCTAAGTATAACTTTGATTCTGGAACATCTGTCTCTTGTCCACATGTTGCTGGAGCGATTGCATATGTGAAATCAAAACATCCAGATTGGTCCGTTTCAGCTATCAAATCTTCTCTTATGACTACCG CTTGGAccatgaatataaaatataatgcaGATGTTGAACTTGGTTATGGAGCGGGACACATTAATCCTGTGAAGGCTACACACCCTGGACTTGTGTACGAGacattcattcatgaatatattaatatgttttgcAATCTTGGTTCAGAAGGATATAAGTTGAGAAAGATGTTAGGAACAAGAAAAAAGTGTCCTAAAGGAATTAGAACTTCTCCAAATAATCTCAACTACCCTGCCATGACAGCCTTAGTTCATAGTAACTCCACGTTTTCTATTCAATTCCGGAGAGTTGTGACAAACGTTGGACATTCAAATTCTACATATCATGCTCAAATTAGTACAAGTGATAGCATGATCTACATTAATGTGGAACCAAGTGTCATGTCTTTTGTTAATCTCAAGGAGAGGAAAAAATTTGTTGTGACAGTTAGCGGTCAATGGCTCAATCAAGattatgtttcttcttctttagtttggTTTGATGGTATTCATAGGGTTAGAAGTCCCATCCTCTTATATAGATCATCTCTCATTTGA
- the LOC124924017 gene encoding probable CCR4-associated factor 1 homolog 11, whose protein sequence is MASNNSIREVWNYNISEEIDMIYKILPFTPFVSFDTEFPGTIYKPDVPNYCLTSLPPETNYFYMKANVDALKLIQFGLTLSTFPDPLSGSVRSFVWQFNIKDFDVDSDVHNSDSIALLKNQGIDFTRNKVDGIDSGLLISMLTDCGVFGSKIPHAWITFHGAYDFGFVVKILTGSPLPSDPITFMVLVRQIFGESVFDLKHVMKSFNGLYGGLDKLANTLKVERRSGTQSHQAGSDSLLTMEDSRTFWNNPQNDVSIATFDLLNYGKLTFFPDLSDEENIYMKDGSIFEPGVMSEMSSIIVSNLNVDHLARTVS, encoded by the exons ATGGCCTCCAACAATAGTATTCGTGAAGTTTGGAACTATAATATTAGTGAAGAGATtgatatgatttataaaatccTTCCTTTCACACCGTTTGTGTCATTCGATACGGAATTTCCCGGCACTATTTACAAGCCCGACGTTCCAAACTATTGCCTTACGAGTCTACCTCCTGAAACTAACTATTTTTATATGAAGGCCAATGTAGACGCCCTCAAGTTAATCCAATTTGGTCTAACACTGTCAACTTTTCCCGACCCTCTTTCCGGATCCGTACGTTCGTTTGTATGGCAGTTTAATATCAAGGATTTTGACGTTGATTCAGATGTTCACAACTCAGACTCTATAGCACTTTTAAAGAATCAGGGTATTGACTTTACAAGGAACAAAGTAGATGGTATTGATTCGGGATTGTTAATCTCTATGTTGACGGATTGTGGAGTGTTTGGCTCTAAGATTCCTCATGCTTGGATCACTTTTCATGGTGCCTATGACTTTGGATTCGTCGTCAAGATTTTAACCGGAAGTCCCCTTCCATCGGATCCGATCACGTTCATGGTTCTAGTCAGGCAAATATTTGGGGAATCAGTTTTCGACCTCAAACACGTTATGAAGTCTTTCAATGGACTTTACGGTGGGTTAGACAAATTGGCAAATACTCTTAAAGTGGAAAGAAGATCGGGCACTCAGAGTCATCAGGCTGGTTCAGATAGTCTTCTTACGATGGAA GATTCTCGCACCTTCTGGAATAATCCTCAAAATGATGTTTCAATCGCCACTTTTGACTTGTTGAACTATGGCAAATTGACATTCTTTCCTGATTTGAGTGATGAAGAAAACATTTATATGAAGGATGGGTCtattttcgaaccaggggtcatGTCAGAAATGAGTTCCATTATCGTTTCCAATTTGAATGTTGATCATCTTGCCCGCACTGTCTCTtag